A single window of Rhodamnia argentea isolate NSW1041297 chromosome 5, ASM2092103v1, whole genome shotgun sequence DNA harbors:
- the LOC115753055 gene encoding peptidyl-prolyl cis-trans isomerase FKBP42, giving the protein MEEVREEQSQPLAGQDSENEIVAEGASFVHGEPPQDGDSPPKVESEVEVLHEKVTKQIMKEGYGQKPSKYATCFVHYRAWTESTQHKFEDTWHEQQPLELVVGKEKKEMEGLAIGISSMKSGERALLHVGWELGYGKEGNFSFPNVPPMADILYEVELIGFDETKEGKARSDMTVEERIGAADRRKMDGNALFKEEKLEEAMQQYEMAIAYMGDDFMFQLFGKYRDMALAVKNPCHLNMAACLIKLKRYEEAIGHCSIVLGEDENNAKALFRRGKARAELGQTDAAREDFAKARKYAPEDKAIVRELRVLAEHDKAVYQKQKEIYKGIFGPRPEAKPQRASWIVVIWQWLLSLLHRIFKSGRQKTE; this is encoded by the exons GTCAAGACAGCGAAAATGAAATAGTTGCAGAAGGTGCTTCATTTGTGCATGGTGAGCCACCTCAAGATGGTGATAGTCCTCCCAAAGTTGAATCTGAGGTGGAAGTCCTTCATGAGAAAGTGACAAAGCAAATCATGAAGGAAGGTTATGGACAGAAACCATCAAAATATGCAACATGCTTTG TGCATTACAGAGCATGGACTGAAAGTACGCAGCACAAATTTGAAGACACGTGGCATGAGCAGCAACCACTTGAATTGGTCGTAGGAAAAG AGAAGAAAGAGATGGAAGGCTTAGCTATTGGTATTTCCAGCATGAAGTCTGGTGAACGTGCATTATTACATGTCGGTTGGGAGTTAGGTTATGGAAAAGAGGGAAACTTCTCTTTTCCTAATGTTCCTCCTATGGCAGATATATTATATGAAGTCGAGCTTATTGGATTTGATGAGACCAAAGAA GGAAAAGCTCGAAGTGACATGACTGTGGAGGAAAGAATTGGGGCTGCAGACCGTCGAAAGATGGACGGAAATGCCTTGTTTAAGGAGGAAAAACTGGAGGAAGCTATGCAACAGTATGAAATG GCCATAGCATACATGGGAGATGATTTCATGTTCCAGTTATTTGGGAAGTACAGGGACATGGCTTTGGCTGTCAAGAATCCCTGCCACCTTAATATGGCAGCTTGTCTAATAAAGCTCAAGCGttatgaagaagctattggGCACTGTAGCATT GTATTGGGCGAGGATGAAAACAATGCGAAAGCCCTGTTTAGAAGAGGAAAAGCAAGAGCAGAACTTGGGCAGACTGATGCAGCTCGCGAAGATTTCGCCAAGGCACGTAAATATGCACCTGAAGATAAAGCAATCGTGAGGGAGCTACGTGTACTTGCTGAACATGATAAGGCTGTCTACCAGAAGCAAAAGGAGATCTACAAGGGAATCTTTGGGCCAAGACCTGAAGCTAAGCCCCAGCGTGCTAGTTGGATTGTCGTAATATGGCAGTGGCTGCTATCACTATTACATCGCATCTTCAAAAGTGGAAGGCAAAAAACCGAGTGA